A part of Salvelinus alpinus chromosome 23, SLU_Salpinus.1, whole genome shotgun sequence genomic DNA contains:
- the ftr66 gene encoding E3 ubiquitin/ISG15 ligase TRIM25 — MAQTGPLDREQLCCSICLEILKEPVALPCGHRYCMGCIRACWGEDDSSYIFSCPQCRQTFTPRPIVKRNTILAEMVEKLNTGGLQAAPSGQRCRYAGDVACDICLGGQIKATRSCLVCLASYCAAHLHTHNKSPALKKHTLVDATMPLQGRICSHHDRLLEIYCRTDQQCVCLLCVMDEHRSHATVSAAAESTKKRRQLGKTRKKSKLRMQAKENELLDLRQALQSLKHSAQTAVEDSQKIFTGLICSIERRCCEVRELIRAQEKTAVSQTEGLILRLELEVAELRKKDCELEQLSHTEDHIYFLQNCQSISKSTELTDTPRITVVPLVDFGQVRASVSALQKRLEDLFKGEWPKISRAAGTVKLLQCSEPRIRPEFLYYSCQLTLDPRTAHRDLSVSEENKVVTVRARDHSCLEHPERFDHWSQVLCTEALSGRCYWEAEWSGSGINMAVAYKEMTRRGEGNNSHFGRNDKSWSLFCSRKGCTIWHNNVATRIPTSTSSRIGVYLDHRAGSLCFYSVSDTMTLLHRVQTTFTQPLYLGFEFMCFGVFVKLCQME, encoded by the exons ATGGCACAAACAGGTCCTCTGGATAGAGAGCAATTGTGCTGCTCAATTTGTCTGGAGATACTGAAGGAGCCAGTAGCTCTTCCCTGTGGACACCGCTACTGTATGGGCTGTATCAGGGCCTGCTGGGGTGAAGATGACTCCTCTTACATCTTCAGCTGTCCTCAATGCAGACAGACCTTCACTCCAAGACCAATTGTGAAGAGAAACACCATTTTGGCTGAGATGGTGGAGAAACTGAATACAGGAGGACTCCAAGCTGCACCCTCTGGTCAACGCTGCCGGTATGCTGGAGATGTGGCGTGTGATATCTGCCTCGGTGGTCAGATCAAAGCCACCAGATCCTGCTTGGTGTGTCTGGCCTCTTACTGTGCAGCTCACCTCCACACTCACAACAAATCTCCTGCCCTTAAGAAGCATACCCTGGTTGACGCCACCATGCCACTGCAGGGGCGGATCTGCTCTCATCACGATAGACTACTGGAGATCTACTGTCGTACTGAtcagcagtgtgtctgtctgctgtgtgtgATGGATGAACACAGGAGCCATGCTACCGTCTCAGCTGCAGCAGAAAGCACCAAGAAACGG AGGCAGCTGGGGAAGACGAGGAAGAAATCCAAACTGAGAATGCAAGCCAAAGAAAACGAACTGCTGGATCTGAGACAGGCTCTGCAGTCACTAAAG CACTCTGCACAGACAGCAGTGGAGGACAGCCAGAAGATCTTTACTGGGCTGATCTGCTCCATAGAGAGAAGGTGCTGTGAGGTGAGAGAGCTGATCAGGGCCCAGGAGAAGACTGCAGTGAGTCAGACTGAAGGGCTCATACTGAGACTGGAGCTGGAGGTGGCTGAGCTGAGGAAGAAAGACTGTGAGCTGGAGCAGCTTTCACACACAGAGGATCATATCTATTTTCTACAG AACTGCCAGTCAATCTCTAAATCGACTGAACTCACAGACACACCCAGAATCACAGTGGTTCCTCTGGTGGATTTTGGTCAAGTTCGAGCCTCGGTATCAGCACTCCAGAAGAGATTGGAGGACCTGTTCAAAGGGGAATGGCCCAAAATATCCAGGGCAG CGGGCACAGTGAAACTCCTGCAGTGTTCAGAGCCCCGGATCAGACCAGAGTTCTTATACT ATTCCTGTCAGCTCACACTGGACCCCCGGACAGCCCACAGGGACCTGAGTGTGTCTGAGGAGAACAAGGTGGTGACAGTGAGGGCCAGGGACCACTCCTGCCTGGAGCACCCAGAGAGGTTTGATCACTGGAGCCAGGTGCTGTGTACTGAGGCCCTGTCAGGGCGCTGCTACTGGGAAGCCGAGTGGAGCGGGAGTGGCATCAATATGGCTGTGGCGTACAAAGAGAtgaccaggagaggagagggcaacaACTCCCACTTTGGACGCAATGACAAGTCCTGGAGTTTGTTCTGTTCCAGAAAAGGTTGTACCATCTGGCACAATAACGTGGCCACTAGAATACCCACTTCAACCTCCTCTAGGATAGGAGTGTACCTGGATCACAGGGCAGGAAGTCTGTGTTTCTACAGCGTCTCTGACACAATGACCCTGCTCCATAGAGTCCAAACCACATTCACTCAGCCCCTCTATCTTGGCTTTGAGTTTATGTGTTTCGGAGTCTTCGTTAAATTGTGCCAGATGGAATGA
- the myadmb gene encoding myeloid-associated differentiation marker homolog, whose protein sequence is MSIVVVHSNPLFWVRLCALVFSCVAFAVTIHGADLKHGTGDWCVFCWAFSFAGTLLVLLVELFGLQTRAPVSWKNFPITFACYASLLCLSASIIFPLYFLKGQTSRNETHNYRIVATVFSCLATIAYMSEVSISKARPGEVAGYMATAPGLLKVCETFVACVIFVFISDPVSYNSHDALRWCLAVYCICFILSAAIIVLCICECTGCLPFPFARFLSAYALLAVIMYLSATIIWPIFTFDRKHGGTSSRPTFCGNSQGLCAWDKQMAVAVLTAVNFVLYLADLIYSARLVFITV, encoded by the coding sequence ATGTCGATAGTGGTGGTGCACTCCAACCCCCTGTTCTGGGTGCGTTTGTGTGCTCTGGTCTTCTCCTGTGTGGCTTTTGCTGTGACCATCCATGGGGCCGACCTCAAGCACGGTACAGGggactggtgtgtgttctgcTGGGCCTTCAGTTTCGCTGGGACCCTGCTGGTGTTGCTGGTAGAGCTGTTTGGCCTGCAGACCCGTGCCCCCGTCTCCTGGAAAAACTTCCCCATCACCTTCGCCTGCTATGCCTCCCTGCTCTGCCTCTCCGCCTCAATCATCTTCCCCCTCTATTTCCTCAAGGGCCAGACCTCCCGCAACGAGACTCATAACTACCGCATCGTGGCCACCGTCTTCTCCTGCCTGGCCACCATCGCTTACATGAGTGAGGTGAGCATCAGCAAAGCCCGGCCAGGTGAGGTAGCAGGTTACATGGCCACTGCCCCGGGTCTGCTGAAAGTGTGTGAAACCTTCGTGGCCTGCGTCATCTTTGTCTTCATCAGCGACCCGGTGTCCTACAACTCTCACGATGCACTGAGGTGGTGCCTGGCCGTCTACTGCATCTGTTTCATCCTGTCGGCGGCCATCATTGTGCTGTGTATCTGCGAGTGCACCGGCTGCCTGCCTTTCCCCTTCGCCCGCTTCCTGTCTGCCTACGCCCTACTCGCTGTCATCATGTACCTCTCCGCTACCATCATCTGGCCCATTTTTACATTTGACAGGAAGCACGGGGGCACTTCCTCCAGGCCCACTTTCTGTGGTAACAGTCAAGGGCTGTGTGCATGGGACAAGCAGATGGCTGTGGCTGTGCTCACTGCAGTCAACTTTGTGCTCTACCTGGCAGACCTGATCTACTCTGCCCGACTGGTGTTTATTACTGTGTGA